A genomic region of Metopolophium dirhodum isolate CAU chromosome 1, ASM1992520v1, whole genome shotgun sequence contains the following coding sequences:
- the LOC132937875 gene encoding putative nuclease HARBI1 — protein MALNLQYPRATALKCVRRVVNALEILAPAFIAWPNEERSMVIRNGFFATSNFPNVLGAIDGTHINIPAPHDHPESYVNRKGHHSIQLKAVCDHQCKFIHRYAGNVGSVHDQRVFRLSDLNEDLHNPT, from the exons ATGGCTTTGAACTTGCAGTACC CGAGAGCAACTGCGTTGAAATGTGTGAGAAGAGTGGTTAATGCTTTAGAAATTCTAGCACCGGCTTTTATTGCATGGCCTAATGAGGAAAGATCAATGGTCATTAGAAATGGATTTTTTGCCACCAGTAACTTTCCTAATGTCCTCGGAGCAATAGATGGAACCCATATTAATATTCCTGCACCTCATGATCATCCAGAGTCTTACGTGAACAGGAAAGGTCACCATTCGATTCAACTTAAa GCCGTTTGTGACCATCAGTGTAAATTTATTCACCGTTATGCTGGAAACGTTGGTTCAGTTCATGACCAACGAGTGTTTCGCTTGTCTGATTTAAACGAGGACCTACACAACCCTACATAA